One Onychostoma macrolepis isolate SWU-2019 chromosome 15, ASM1243209v1, whole genome shotgun sequence DNA segment encodes these proteins:
- the zgc:153372 gene encoding arsenite methyltransferase isoform X2, with the protein MDALRPPVNYYGSRLETSDDLQTNAACAMPSRPLPKSACEALKQVHPDVCKRYFGCGLVIPEKLEGCAVLDLGSGSGRDCYVLSKLVGERGQVIGLDMADEMIVSSQKYVQYHQEKFGYSKPNTVFVKGYMEKLSDAGIQNNSFDVVVSNCVICLCPDKRTVISEAYKGLKEGGELYYSDMYASKVVPDSFEEDPVLWGEGMAGALYWQDLITLVKDIGFSTPHLVAGSHIVVHNPELQRKTGDVKYASGTYRIFKLPQNSIKTKALVTYKGTVPDCTECFEFDASHSFKTNVPVEVGAEMAAILQNTRFSTDFNITMLDTPDPNQSSTPQYCHLSPFLLADKLGSSVKQCSKTGH; encoded by the exons ATGGACGCGTTGCGCCCTCCAGTG AATTATTATGGCTCTCGGCTGGAGACTTCAGATGACTTACAGACCAATGCGGCGTGTGCCATGCCCTCCAGACCTCTGCCCAAGAGTGCATGTGAGGCCCTGAAACAAGTCCACCCAGATGTTTGCAAGAG GTATTTTGGCTGTGGGCTGGTGATTCCAGAGAAGCTGGAAGGATGTGCGGTTCTTGATCTGGGCAGTGGATCGGGCAGAGATTGCTACGTCCTCAGCAAACTGGTGGGGGAGAGAGGTCAAGTCATTGGGCTAGATATGGCGGATGAGATG ATAGTTTCCTCGCAAAAATATGTCCAGTACCAtcaggagaagtttggatactcaAAACCAAACACTGTGTTTGTGAAAGGATACATGGAGAAGCTCAGTGATGCAGGGATACAGAACAACTCTTTCGATGTAGTTGT GTCAAATTGTGTGATATGTCTGTGCCCAGATAAGAGGACTGTGATAAGTGAAGCTTACAAAGGTCTGAAG GAGGGTGGAGAGTTGTACTATAGTGACATGTATGCAAGCAAAGTAGTTCCAGACTCTTTCGAGGAAGATCCAGTTCTGTGGG GCGAGGGAATGGCTGGCGCCCTCTACTGGCAGGATCTCATCACTCTGGTGAAGGACATAGGCTTCAGCACTCCCCACCTGGTTGCAGGCAGTCACATTGTGGTTCACAACCCAGAACTTCAAAGAAAGACTG GTGATGTTAAATATGCCTCTGGAACTTACCGGATCTTTAAACTGCCTCAAAACTCTATCAAGACCAAAGCGCTGGTGACCTACAAAGGCACCGTGCCTGACTGTACTGAATGTTTTGAGTTTGATGCCTCTCATTCCTTTAAG ACAAATGTCCCAGTGGAGGTGGGCGCAGAGATGGCTGCCATTCTCCAGAACACCCGTTTCTCTACGGACTTCAATATTACAATGTTGGACACTCCAGATCCGAACCAGAGCAGTACTCCACAG taTTGCCACCTTAGCCCGTTCCTTCTTGCTGATAAACTGGGCTCCTCAGTCAAACAGTGCTCGAAGACTGGACACTAA
- the zgc:153372 gene encoding arsenite methyltransferase isoform X1: MSSAVHENVKNYYGSRLETSDDLQTNAACAMPSRPLPKSACEALKQVHPDVCKRYFGCGLVIPEKLEGCAVLDLGSGSGRDCYVLSKLVGERGQVIGLDMADEMIVSSQKYVQYHQEKFGYSKPNTVFVKGYMEKLSDAGIQNNSFDVVVSNCVICLCPDKRTVISEAYKGLKEGGELYYSDMYASKVVPDSFEEDPVLWGEGMAGALYWQDLITLVKDIGFSTPHLVAGSHIVVHNPELQRKTGDVKYASGTYRIFKLPQNSIKTKALVTYKGTVPDCTECFEFDASHSFKTNVPVEVGAEMAAILQNTRFSTDFNITMLDTPDPNQSSTPQYCHLSPFLLADKLGSSVKQCSKTGH, from the exons ATGTCTTCTGCTGTTCATGAAAACGTGAAG AATTATTATGGCTCTCGGCTGGAGACTTCAGATGACTTACAGACCAATGCGGCGTGTGCCATGCCCTCCAGACCTCTGCCCAAGAGTGCATGTGAGGCCCTGAAACAAGTCCACCCAGATGTTTGCAAGAG GTATTTTGGCTGTGGGCTGGTGATTCCAGAGAAGCTGGAAGGATGTGCGGTTCTTGATCTGGGCAGTGGATCGGGCAGAGATTGCTACGTCCTCAGCAAACTGGTGGGGGAGAGAGGTCAAGTCATTGGGCTAGATATGGCGGATGAGATG ATAGTTTCCTCGCAAAAATATGTCCAGTACCAtcaggagaagtttggatactcaAAACCAAACACTGTGTTTGTGAAAGGATACATGGAGAAGCTCAGTGATGCAGGGATACAGAACAACTCTTTCGATGTAGTTGT GTCAAATTGTGTGATATGTCTGTGCCCAGATAAGAGGACTGTGATAAGTGAAGCTTACAAAGGTCTGAAG GAGGGTGGAGAGTTGTACTATAGTGACATGTATGCAAGCAAAGTAGTTCCAGACTCTTTCGAGGAAGATCCAGTTCTGTGGG GCGAGGGAATGGCTGGCGCCCTCTACTGGCAGGATCTCATCACTCTGGTGAAGGACATAGGCTTCAGCACTCCCCACCTGGTTGCAGGCAGTCACATTGTGGTTCACAACCCAGAACTTCAAAGAAAGACTG GTGATGTTAAATATGCCTCTGGAACTTACCGGATCTTTAAACTGCCTCAAAACTCTATCAAGACCAAAGCGCTGGTGACCTACAAAGGCACCGTGCCTGACTGTACTGAATGTTTTGAGTTTGATGCCTCTCATTCCTTTAAG ACAAATGTCCCAGTGGAGGTGGGCGCAGAGATGGCTGCCATTCTCCAGAACACCCGTTTCTCTACGGACTTCAATATTACAATGTTGGACACTCCAGATCCGAACCAGAGCAGTACTCCACAG taTTGCCACCTTAGCCCGTTCCTTCTTGCTGATAAACTGGGCTCCTCAGTCAAACAGTGCTCGAAGACTGGACACTAA